The following are encoded in a window of Gossypium raimondii isolate GPD5lz chromosome 13, ASM2569854v1, whole genome shotgun sequence genomic DNA:
- the LOC105783700 gene encoding probable galactinol--sucrose galactosyltransferase 1, which translates to MTVGAGICVSDDGKLMVLGNCVLHDVPDNIVVLPAYGDALANGAFIGVVSDKTGCRRVFPVGKLQGLRFMCVFRFKMWWMTQRMGACGQDIPFETQFLIVEARDGSGNGDDSAVYVVFLPILEGDFRAVLQGNERNELEICLESGDPAVDEFEGNHLVFVAAGSDPFDVITNAVKSVEKHLQTFSHRERKKMPDMLNWFGWCTWDAFYTNVTSESLKEGLESLEKGGIHPKFLIIDDGWQSVAMDSHGTEFRADNAANFANRLTNIKENHKFQKDGKEGHRVEDPALGLCHIVTEIKQKHALKYAYVWHAITGYWGGVRPDVTEMEHYESKVVYPISSPGVESNEPDQALDSITKNGLRLVNPEKVFNFYDELHAYLATAGIDGVKVDVQNILETLGAGNGGRVKLARKYHQALEASIARNFANNDIISCMSHNTDGLYSAKRTAVIRASDDFWPRDPASHTIHIASVAYNTVFLGEFMQPDWDMFHSLHPMAEYHGAARAVGGCAIYVSDKPGQHDFDLLKKLVLPDGSILRAKLPGRPTRDCLFSDPARDGKSLLKIWNLNEFTGVMGVFNCQGAGWCRVGKTNVIHDKQPDTITGYVRARDVDYLPKVAGDEWNGDSIIYSHLGGELTYLPNDATMPITLKARQYEVFTVVPVKILSNGCKFAPIGLIKMFNSGGAIKDFRYHHANIDMKIRGCGVFGAYSSTRPKRITVETEEVSFEYEDASGLVTLSLRVPEEELYVWSIAIEV; encoded by the exons ATGACTGTTGGGGCTGGGATTTGTGTGAGTGATGATGGGAAGTTAATGGTGTTGGGAAACTGTGTTCTTCACGATGTTCCTGACAACATCGTGGTGCTTCCAGCCTATGGTGATGCATTGGCTAATGGAGCTTTCATCGGTGTTGTTTCAGATAAGACGGGTTGCCGCAGGGTCTTCCCCGTTGGCAAACTTCA GGGACTGCGTTTTATGTGTGTTTTCCGATTCaaaatgtggtggatgacgcaGAGGATGGGAGCATGCGGTCAAGATATACCCTTCGAAACCCAGTTTTTGATTGTGGAGGCACGCGATGGCTCCGGAAATGGAGACGATTCCGCCGTATATGTTGTGTTTTTACCGATTCTTGAAGGGGATTTCAGGGCTGTTCTTCAAGGCAATGAAAGAAATGAGCTGGAGATTTGTTTGGAAAGTG GGGATCCAGCTGTTGATGAGTTTGAAGGGAATCATTTGGTTTTTGTGGCAGCTGGATCAGATCCATTTGATGTCATCACCAATGCTGTGAA GTCTGTGGAAAAACATTTGCAGACGTTTTCGCATCGTGAGAGGAAGAAG ATGCCAGACATGTTGAACTGGTTCGGTTGGTGTACATGGGATGCTTTCTACACCAATGTCACCTCTGAGAGTTTAAAGGAAGGATTGGAAAG CTTGGAGAAAGGTGGGATTCATCCAAAGTTTCTTATTATTGATGACGGATGGCAATCTGTTGCCATGGATTCACATGGAACTGAATTCAGAGCTGATAATGCAGCCAA TTTTGCAAACAGGTTGACAAATATCAAAGAGAACCATAAATTTCAGAAAGATGGCAAAGAGGGTCACAGAGTAGAGGATCCAGCTTTGGGGCTTTGCCACATTGTCACCGAAATCAAACAAAAACATGCCTTGAAGTATGCTTATGTCTGGCATGCAATTACAGGGTATTGGGGAGGTGTTAGACCTGATGTTACCGAAATGGAACACTATGAATCCAAAGTGGTTTACCCTATTTCATCTCCTGGAGTTGAGTCAAATGAGCCTGATCAAGCTTTGGACAGCATAACTAAGAATGGTCTTCGCCTTGTTAATCCTGAAAAGGTTTTCAACTTCTATGATGAACTTCATGCATACCTTGCTACGGCCGGTATTGACGGAGTCAAAGTTGATGTTCAGAACATCCTTGAAACTCTCGGTGCGGGCAATGGTGGAAGAGTGAAACTTGCTAGAAAATATCATCAGGCTTTAGAGGCATCAATTGCTAGGAACTTTGCTAACAATGATATAATCTCTTGTATGAGTCATAACACAGATGGTTTATACAG TGCAAAACGAACCGCCGTTATTAGGGCATCGGATGATTTCTGGCCTAGAGATCCGGCATCCCACACAATTCATATTGCATCAGTTGCATACAACACTGTTTTCCTTGGGGAATTTATGCAACCAGATTGGGACATGTTTCAC AGCCTGCATCCGATGGCCGAATACCATGGAGCAGCCCGTGCTGTTGGAGGATGTGCAATTTATGTCAG TGACAAACCTGGGCAACATGACTTTGACCTACTCAAGAAACTTGTACTTCCTGATGGTTCCATATTGAGAGCCAAACTTCCAGGAAGACCTACAAGGGATTGCTTGTTCTCAGATCCTGCCAGAGATGGGAAAAg CCTTCTAAAGATTTGGAATCTGAACGAGTTCACTGGAGTGATGGGAGTATTCAACTGCCAGGGGGCAGGGTGGTGTAGAGTCGGAAAAACCAATGTCATTCATGATAAACAACCTGATACAATTACAGGATATGTGAGGGCTAGAGATGTAGATTATTTGCCTAAAGTAGCCGGTGATGAATGGAATGGAGATTCTATCATATATTCCCATCTTGGTG GAGAATTGACTTACCTTCCAAATGATGCAACAATGCCGATCACTTTAAAGGCACGACAATATGAAGTTTTCACAGTGGTACCTGTAAAGATATTAAGCAATGGGTGTAAATTTGCTCCCATTGGCTTAATAAAGATGTTCAATTCAGGGGGAGCCATCAAGGATTTCAGATATCATCATGCAAACATAGACATGAAAATCCGAGGGTGTGGCGTGTTCGGAGCCTATTCGTCAACTCGACCGAAGAGAATAACTGTTGAAACGGAAGAAGTGAGTTTTGAATACGAAGATGCGTCAGGTTTAGTGACACTTTCATTGAGAGTTCCTGAGGAAGAGTTGTATGTTTGGAGCATAGCCATTGAAGTGTGA